A DNA window from Planctomycetota bacterium contains the following coding sequences:
- a CDS encoding peroxiredoxin has product MPLLKIGSKIPAFLLKDGAGTSFGAHDLRGRYTVIYFYPRDDTPGCTIEACEFRDLAETFAGLNAQVVGVSSDSAESHRKFAEKFALNFRLIVDLPDSIGRSPFAMKFGAWQRKIMYGKSSMGVVRTTFLIAPDCTVAKRWDKVKPEGHAKEVAEAVAELLKHAKDHKRAATRATTQAKNTKHAKKMKAAKR; this is encoded by the coding sequence ATGCCGCTGCTCAAAATTGGATCCAAGATTCCGGCGTTCCTGCTGAAGGATGGCGCCGGCACCTCCTTCGGCGCCCACGACCTGCGCGGGCGCTACACGGTGATCTACTTCTATCCGCGCGACGACACGCCCGGCTGCACGATCGAGGCCTGCGAGTTCCGCGATCTCGCCGAGACCTTCGCCGGACTGAACGCGCAGGTGGTCGGCGTCAGCAGCGACTCCGCCGAGAGCCACCGGAAGTTCGCTGAGAAATTCGCCCTCAACTTCCGGCTGATCGTGGACCTGCCCGACTCGATCGGGCGCTCGCCCTTCGCCATGAAGTTCGGGGCGTGGCAGCGCAAGATCATGTACGGCAAGTCCTCGATGGGCGTGGTGCGGACCACCTTCCTGATCGCGCCGGACTGCACCGTCGCCAAGCGCTGGGACAAGGTGAAGCCCGAGGGGCACGCCAAGGAGGTGGCCGAGGCGGTTGCAGAGCTGTTGAAGCACGCCAAGGATCACAAGCGCGCCGCGACCCGGGCCACGACGCAGGCGAAGAACACCAAGCATGCGAAAAAAATGAAGGCCGCCAAGCGATGA